In Salvia miltiorrhiza cultivar Shanhuang (shh) chromosome 4, IMPLAD_Smil_shh, whole genome shotgun sequence, the DNA window GCTGCATCCCGTGAGAGCCTGAACAAGAGGGACCTCGACCCCGAGTTCCAGATCATCGCTATATCGCTGGAACAATGGATGCTTTTTCTCGTCAACGGAGAATATCAAGTCGGCCGGGAGGGTCCCCGGCTTCTCATCGCCCTTCCCTTCGAAGGTGATCTTCGTGCCCTTCTTCCACCCCGGCTGCACTTGGATTGTTAGTATCTCTTCCTCTTCCACTATTAACCTGTGGTCACAATCTTGATGAATTACTGATGAATTTGTGAAGAAATGAAAGATGGAGAAGAAAATCGTATGGTACCCTGAAGTTGAGATGGCATCTCTTGTGATCTTGATCTTTTTGACACATCCGAGGCACAGCTCCTCGAGGGTGCATTCTATCTTCTTCTCAACGGGGGGCGGCTTTACACGAGCCGCAGACTGTGAGAAGAAGATGGGAGTGCTGCATCTTCGGCTTGCTACTTTGGAGAAAGGCGGAGGAGGAGCAGGGGGAGGTGCATTTCTTATTGTGGGGCTGGTTAGCGGACTCGTACGGCTCGTTGTGCGCGAGAGGAGCGTTGGACCGGAGATGTGGAATTCGATGCCTTTGTCGTAATCGTGTGACTTCTTCTTCTTGTGTTTTGGCTTGCGTTCGCCATCTTCCCCTCTGTTCTTGAGGATCGCCTCCTCTCTTTTCTTCAGGCTAAGGGCCTGAAAAAACTCCTTCAGTTAATCTCAATTGTGATCGAATTACATACGGTCgttaaagttggtgtatttacgTGCCGATTCTAAAGTAGGAtgtgcaaaaccaaaaaaatgGTGGCGTGCATGGAGATATGCTTACCCTGTAGGCTTCATTGATGGAACAAAATTTGGCTTGAGCTTCAGTTTTGTTGGAGGGATTTCTGTCAGGATGCCATTTCATCACCAGAGATTTGTATGCTTTACAAATCTCTGAGAGGGATGCTGATTTTGAAATTCCAAGAATGCTATACCAGTTTGATGTTTGCGACTTTGAAGAATCTCCCATCTGCAGGGAGAAAaatcgagggagagagagagagagagggagagagagaagagagaaagagggagagagagagaagagattgTGTTGAAATGGGAAACAAATGAGATAATTACCCACACCAGAGATCCAAATGCCACCTTCAACCGCTTTATTAGGACCCATTCTGAGGCATCTTTTCTATATCAATCCCAACAAAAGAGTaggtaaatattattattattaaagaaaTGATGTTTCATGTTGTTTGAGTATTTAATTTAAAGGTAAATCAGATAAAAGTattcttcaaaaatattttatttttagctgGTGGAAGTATGTCCTTCAAGTTGGGTTGTCTATTTGGATTTTGGGTATTAAGTAATCTCTCCGTCTCCGTCTCAATTAACTTGATCAATATTCATTTTTGAGTCGTTCCAATTAAATTGATTGATTTCTTCATAATCAAGCATACttaaaacattattttttttttttaattttatgtcgaaaagaaattgatcaacttagctggcacgaagggagtatttcttGACTTGTATCCTGTCAAGTATTGGGCACTTCTACTGAcatgcaaaaaataaaaacagttgtgtgcgtgtgttggcctagcgacAGGAGGTTAATGCTGAGTTCTTGGGTTCGAGCCCTCTGTCGCGCaatctttaaaatttcttatttacttatataatttatcaaaaaaaaaattattggattGGGGTTGGGTGTTAGATGTGTATGAGTTAAAAAAGTTCAAAAGGAAAATGTAAAAACggaaggaaagaaagaaagaaagaagagtgagaaatgagagaaagagagatctATTGTGCTTATAGTCCGAATTCAACATGGCAATTAATGTGCATTTCTCGTGCTAATACTCGtgtttaaattatttgtttaaccacaaaaaagaaaagaaatgttGTGTGTACAAGTTATGTATATACATGTTTACTTGTTATGCCATCTCCCAAAAACACTATCCTTCAAAACGTGCAAAACACTATCTTTCAACATTATAAGTTGACCATCCCAATTAAAAAAGAAAGGGGTAATTGAAatcaaatacataaattttcacTCAATTCTAAATTTATACAATTCTAGTTCTCTCAATTTTGGTTCCTCACTTGAACAAAATTTTGTCATTAATACACAAATGTTCAATTGTTTCTGATTTTTCACACGGCAAATTAATGTCATCATAACTAGTTAAAATGCCAAATTAATGCTATTTTAGTTGAACACATAATTACCCCCTAAATGAATAAACGACGGTCTGTCCGGAACGGTAGGCAGCTCAACGTCACCTTCCAACATTTTGAGTGCATCCAAAATGGTAGGCCTAAACGCCACCATCAAATGAGCACAAAGGATCCCAACAATCAAAAACCTCTCCATTATCATCCGTGGATAGCCTCCACTCAAAAGGTAAGGATCCAAAACTTGCTCCATCCTCCCACCTTTCACAAGTGGCCACGCCCAATCCGTTATCAAAAACGCCGACGACGAGGACGAGAAATCGAGGCCCTTCCTCCCACACATGATCTCGAGAACCACTATCCCGAAACTGTAGACATCGCTCTTCTCCGTGAGCTGGCCGTACAAGGCGTACTCGGGAGCCAAGTAGCCGTGCGTCCCGGCTATCCGCGTCGTGAGATGGGACGCGCCTTCCTTCCCTCCCCGTCGGGCCAGCCCAAAATCGGCCACCCTCGCCCTCATGCGCGAGTCGAGGAGTATGTTGGTGGGCTTGATGTCGCGGTGGTAGACCGGAGGCTTCACGCCGCGGTGAAGATACAACAAGGCGTTGGCCACATCTAAGATCACACTCTTCCTCTCTGCCCAACTCATCACCCTCTTTCCCTCCCTCGGCTTTAGGAATAAATGCTCGCCTGCAGTAACAAAATTGATCAACATATATCACTACGAGAAAATCACATATACATAACACATCacacataacgattttttttttttcaaaaaccatTATGTACGAGCGTCTTTTTCAGAAAGTAAAGTGATACACTTTTCGCGAACACCAAAAGAAATATCATTATACATCCTAttgtttttaaaattcatgCTAACTTGTCATTAAATACAACTCAATTAGCAAGACGTTTCCCTCTCACTAATAGGTCGGGGGTTTTAGTCATTTCATGCTCACCTAAATTCCCGTTTGGCATGTAATCGTATACGAGGTATTTCTGGCCGCCGTCGACGCAGCAACCTCGGAGTGGGACCAGATTCCTGTGGCGCAAACTGCTGATAATTTCCACCTCGCTCAAGAACTCGGCGTCGCCGCCTTCAAATTCCGTATCTATCACTTTCTTCACAGCGATCAAGCTCCCATCTGCTAGTTTCCCTTTATACACAGCTCCAAATTGGCCTCTCCCAATCAGATTCTTGGATGAGAAGTTATCAGTCACTCTTTCAATATCCTCAACCTGACAACAAAGCATGCCTTAGTTAAGCTTACCCAATAAAACTGAATCTTAAGAAATTTTTAGAAAAACCCTAtgccctccgtctcacaaaaaacATGAACAATTTGTCATTTCTTAAAGTATGACTCATTTTCCAATCACAATAACCCTCAATTAATATTTCTTAAGACACATGCCACTTCCAattgttcatgtttttatgagacggaGGAAACatcaaagatttattttgcgTACGCCCCTGAGTTTAGTTATTAAGACACTTTCCATCTAACTATTATCTCTGCTCCACTAGAATAGGCTCAATTTTTTTGGCCACGAAGATCAAGAAATTTACTTTTGAAGAAAAAAGTAATGTGGTCCACaccaaatattttaaatacattttttttatttaaaataaaaaatgagccTATTCTAATGGAACAAATGgaatattaaattaagattCAAGTCAGCATGGGAGGAAAGCTATTATATGTCCTGTTTAAAGAAAAAACAAGTCCGAACCTCGTACCACAGGGTGTCTGCCTTGGGCCTCCAATTGAGCAATGGCCGATCATGCTCATGATCATCCTCGGAGTCGGCGTCGTAGGGCTCCGACTCGGAGGCCGCCGCATGCTTCTTCCCTCTTAGCAAGAAACCGACGACGCAAGCGGCCACCACCGCGGAAAAGCCAGCTCCCACGGAGGCGAGGACGAGGCTCcgatctcctcctcctcctccgcctccgcccCCGCCTCCGATGAGAGGCAACCCGAAGATACAAGAGAGCGCGCCGGCGCTACGAGGGCCCAGCTCGTTGACGACTCCGGCGGCATACAGAATGGTGTAGTGGAAGCACCCCGTGGAGCGCGAGATGTTGCCGTCGAGAGCCAGCAGCCGAGACTGAGCCCGAAAACCCGCCACGACGCAGGCGTCGCAGGCGGCGAGGTCGGAGAGGTCGCCCCTGCAATCCCGGTCGAGCGGGGCGGCTCCGCCGCCGCCCCCCAGCAGCGCCGCCCAATAATCCCGCCTCGTCCGCACCCCGGCGCAGACGTCGGTCGTGTTGACGAAGCGGTGGGGCGGGCCGAGGCACGCCTCGGCGAGGCCCGGGCGCAGGCCGAGGCGGGCGAGCTCGGCTTGGAAGCCCGAGAGGCAAGACGCCGCCGTCTCGAGATCCGGCACCCGGAAGAGGGAGGTGTTGCGCAGGTGCTGCGCGAAGCCGACGCCGTAGAGGCTCGTCAGCGTCTGGCAGCAGTTGGTCGAAGCCAAAGAGGAAGAGCTTCTGCAAGCAGAGGTGTCCCATGGGATTGTTGCCACGTAGTCCAGATTGAGAGGgcatgacgatgatgatgatccaCGTAAGCCATACACCAAAATCATCAAGAGATGAGTGAGgatcatcatcttcatcttcatcttcatcttcatcttcatcttccaCCAAATTAACCTAGCTAGCTCACTTCTTTTATCATTGGAAATTCACCAAGAAATAGAGGAAAAGGAAGCATCGATCCAAGGAGAAATTAAGGTGAGTTTTTTCACCAGATTTTTGTGTGAGTCAAAGAAGAAAGTGGGAGATTGGATTGATAGGGACGTCGGCGTTGTGTGTAGAAATATCTTCTGAGAAATTTCTTGCTACTGTGGCCCATATACACAGCAAACGGCCATTTCGTCAAGTCAACTTCTGCTCTTTCTAATTTCGTAGCATCTTCATTTAGTGGCAACGACACGCACAAACAAAACATCACATATCGAAACCATCCCTATTGTtgtaactaaaataaaatattgttataAGTTATAATCTATAcctattactccatccgtcacACTTCAagcgttttgtttctttttaatatgattatttaaaataatactaattaaattattaagtgATATGGTATATAGTTGAAAAGGTGATATAAACTCTGAAAATTTTCACTTTTtaagataatttttttcataaaagaaacaagacatttgaGATGGAACAATCCCCAAaaaaacaagacatttgaaatgggacggatgaaatataaaataacaaattCTCTACATACGGTCGGATCAAACCCGTCCTCGCACCCCACTCAGCTCGACGCCCCCTCTCCCGCCCATTCCGACAAAGTatagttttttattattaaaagattcattaatttataaaatatcatttatttttataaaaataatttattaatgaagtattatttgtatttaaaaaattagtattttttattattaaaagtatcatttgctttcataaaaaatactccctccgtccacgaaagaacttcctatctttcctttttgagacgtccacaaaagaacttcctacctatttttggactatacccaccacttataattctcttacttttcacttttcacaactctcgatattaattataacacatttttcaccactctcaatacactctactaccttttatccactctcaatacattcaacaatattttttcttaaaactcgtgtcactccctcctaaaaagttctttcatggacggagaaaGTATCATTTACATTTTAAAACAATGCCcgtattaattattattaagaaaaatatcattttctaTCATATTTTATGTGTacgaatttatttaatattgaataaaatgtcatttattattaataaaatatcatttaccTATAATAATTGAATGAGGTAGACCTAAAAAAAATCGGCACCCTCACCGAAGACAAGATGTAATAAAATAGTCTTATTTTAAAGATTAGTCAAGAGAAACAAAATTTTGGATTAAAAGGAAGCAAAACCCAATGGAAAAAACATGAGCAAACGAAAATGAGTAGTGACCTAATGTAGAAAACAagtgaaaaatagaaaatgaaaatcCTTATGGCCACCACCCATGAGAAATCGAAAGAGACAGCCatgtgtgtgcatgtgttggccaagcggtaaggggttaatgtctaagacCAAAGATCTTGGGTCCGTGTCCCCtaccttttaatttctttatttaatagtattataaatttatcaaaaaaaaaaaagagagaagccATGCCTATGCCAAACAATATCCATACTCTGAAATAACTGCAAAACTTGCTTGGGAAACAAACCTAACCCCTCACACTATGAAAACTGAATTATAATCAACAGCTCCAtctgtataagagataagaTCAACAGCTCCTTACCACCATGCAACCATGTATAAGAGCAGTCCAAAAATGCTCCAAATCAAAGTAATCATACCTACCTTCCAATAATTCAATTCCTCCAAACCAAAGAAGCACAGTTTCCTTGAGATAAGAGTCTCTTACCTTGAAGAACACTATACTTCAAAGTGCGCTTTGTCTCTTACCAGTAGCATAAGGAGTCTTCTTGCTTTTGCCCATAATACACTCTTCACAACATTCAACCTTAAAATTGCACCAACTTTTTATAACATTCTGCTTCAGCAACTCATTTAAAACGCAACTTGACCTAGTGTCAAATGTCACTACTTGGACTCAACGTGACAAGACTTCGATTTCTAATACCTTTCAACACATGCAAACAAGACTATAATTTGGATTTGATATTAGAATTGTCCAGGATCCCAACGTATTCTACCGTTACATGTCATTTTTGAGCACCCATAATTCAATCCGATGTCACATTACATGCAAGTCAAAATAAGCAATGCAACAAAGATGATATTTACAAAGATAGGAACAATCTATACTTTTGCTTGAACTCAGCGAGTTCGTGAGCGGGTTCAAGTAAACAAGTTTCAGCTGAAGCAACACCCTAAAACCTTGCAAGTTGCACACCACTCATTTACAACCCTAACAATTCGACTTTCAATAGCTCTATAATACTATAAATATGGATTcaaactcatttctcaaattaaagaaataatgaGCAAAGCACAGATAATGCCATAATAAGAtgaatagataaaaataatccaAACCAATATTTCATTAACTTTCATAGATGATTAATTTTGAGCTTTTTTGACCTGCTTATCTTTCAAATACTCAATTTATCATATCACTCACCTTTATAGAGGCTAgacataaaaccatatttccgtTTCAATATGTATGGTCTAATTACTGTAAACCGTAATGGAATTCTCACCACAAAAAGAGATACATAATCCCAACTTAGCAAACTCACTTGGCAAAATGCAAGATTCAAACATCAACATTAAATAATGATAATATCTGCAGAGTCAAAAGGTGGATCATTGGAGAGCTCAAAATCCTAAACCAATAGAAGCAAAACTGCAGTAACAATGAAAATTCTAAGTAAACGATATTTAAAGGATGCAAGTGATAAATCTACTCATCATCGAAGAGCGACATTCCAATGTCATCATCACTTTCCTCCTtctcttcttccttcttctcagCTGCAGGCGCCTCAGCAGCTGCACCACCACCCACCACCAGAGGCTGCAGCTGCAGCACCTCCACCTCCCACAAAGgaaccaccacctccacctccaacAATCACCTGCATTATTCATTCATTAGAACTCGATAATAAAGCAGACTATCATCATATGCCTAATTACTACACAACATTACGATTAGAAATCTGAAGGCCGATCAatcacaaaaaaagaaaaggaaaatacaGATTTAACAACAGATAAACCTAAATTGTCAATTGCTTCGCCAAACACCGAAAAACAAATTACATAAACGAATGGAGCTACAATTATGAGCGCAACTTATCTAGGAACAGCGCGGAACAAACCGGAgattaaatactaaatttagAGCAACCAAACAATTGATTTGAATAAAAACCTAAAACCACCAAATCTAACCAGTTAGATCCTATTTGTATGCATATTGTAAGCGAAGAGCTGTAATAACAACAAATACGAGATGAAACGAAGACAAGGCAAAAGGATTAACCTGAAATACGGCGGATTTAGGAGTGACGTAGGAGAAGGAGGACTGGACGGCGCCGGAGTCGGAGGAGAGAGCGGCCTGAACGAGCTTACGCTGGAGGCCGAAGGTGGAGTCGGCGGAAGCCTCCAGCTCGCCGTTGAGCTGCTTTGCCGTCCAATCGGAACCGGATTCTCTGCACACAAACGTGAAAACGCCCATTTTCCTTACGATCTCAAGGTCTGGTGTTGAATTAGTTGAGACGAATGGATGAAGGCTTTTTGCTGTGAGGAATTTTAAGGGTGCGGGCGGGGTGGGATTTAGGGTTTTTGAGTTAGGATTGCGGGATTGCAATGACTAATATGCCCTTAAGAGCTCCTTCTAATTACATTCGAGAGTTTTTATTCGTTTTAAGTGGCAATATACAAAATTACACAAATATTCAAAAGTGTCTACAAGTTTTACCCACTTTTTCAAAATCATCTATTCCATACCCATTTCAATTTTATAGTACTAcctctgtcccaaacgaaatgtcttattttcctttttgggttgtcccaaacgaaatgttctgtttccttttttagtaatacactctctctctatacttaatatttaaataatttccaccaacccactttatctactttatacacatttcttaatctccgtgccgaaaagaaatgagacatttcgtttgggacgaagggagtatttatttttgaaaagtgGCTGAAAAGTGGTCTGAAAAAAATGAATGTGTGTAAGTGAATTTATTCTTCACCTAACCTACCGAGCATTGAATACAAAAAGTGactgaattttatttttactgttTTTGATATATGCTGTGTAAAAAGTGTGGAAATACCACCGCAAGTAGGGTTTGGTTTCTCCAAAAAAAATACCACCGCAAGTCGTCTCCCTTCGCCTCGCCGTCTTCTCCATCTCCGCCTCGCCATCTCCCTGTCGCCTCTCGCCGTCTCCCTCTCGTCTGTTGTCGTCTCCCTCTCGCCTTTCAACAAACTCAAGCTTTCAACCGGCGAACTCAGGCTCTGAATGAGCTCAGCCTCTCAGATCCTCGCCGGCTCCGTTTTTCCGGTGGACGTTCTTTGACTCCCTCTCGGATCTCTACCGGCAAAGTATCAGCTTTCTACCACCTGAAATCTCGTCAGCTTCTCTCCATTTTCCGTCATGGATGCACCGCAGGAGGTATTATTAGTTAGTCGATTTTAATACCGTCGCATAAAATTGTAATATCGTCGTTGCAAATCGAAAAATACCATCGTGATTTGAGTATATTGTTAGAATATTTGAAAATATCGGTCGATGGTATTTTAAACTTTTCCGGaggtatttttttctttttcggcgGTATTCTAAGTTTTCTGATAGTATATATTTTAGATTAAATAGATAACAAGCGTGATTGTACTTGTTTATGTCTATTTGAGTTGGAGAAATTCAAATAACTAATGTGAGATTagtaataatataattgaattgGGTTATTATGAAAATCATTAATAGATTCGAAACCCAATGTGTATATAGCATAGTTGATATTAGTGCAGTCCATATTGCAAAATTTGacttcaattcaaaatttagaACATAATTTAGTGTGCTGTTTCGTAAGTTAATTTATATGTAACactaaaattaaattgatttatGTAGCCAACTTGCTTTATAGTATGTGCAATAAAATGGTGcaaagtgaaaaataaaatggtGCAAAGTGACTATTCGAATATAATAAACCAACTTTagagttgaaaaatgaaaagattaGATagttttgttgctataaaatgGTGCAAAGTTAACAGAATAAAGTGTACCTTGAGAATTCCTTGAGAATAATACCATGTAACGTGTTCATTATATATTATCATTATTTAAGAATTAATATTGGAATGTGATATGAAAGAtgaatgttttattttttagagGAGATATAATGTTTTCATTGTTGTTAGAATTGTTATATATATGCTTAATAATTATTACAATAAATTGGCTCAAAATGTTATAAAAGAGGTCTAGGGGTTCGTTGTATAAATAAGCTAAATAATAATGtacttacaaaaaaaaaaaaaaaaagcaactaTGATTGGAGAAATTGACATGTTGGTTTATTAAAAGCTAAAACTGACTTGACAAGATAATGTGTTGTATTTTTCATGAGAGAATATTATACAGATTGGAAaaatagattatatatataagaaggGAAAGTTTttgttttaatattattttacaaTTGTAAGTGTtacatttaatattataatttgtttttaatgatttttatttttaaattataggaGAATTCTATTTATTTGAGGCCGAGTACAATTAATGTGGCTTCACATGTTGGGACGTATAAATtgagagtttaaaattatttaaggccattatcttagggctatttgcaaaaataggccactatttttttgacttgcaaaaataggccaattattttagattttggcatttttaggccacatttgAGCTCAATTCAGCATTTACAGGCCACTTTTGGGTAaaaatgtggcccaaaatagCCTGATTGGATACActgctgaaataagattttattaaaaagaaaaaaagaaacaacaacgGAAAAtcgaaaacccttgaaagcacaaagctgcagactaagggccgagcctcgttaaaacctcaaaacagtagaggaaaaagagtactcgtcaaggaccaaggttgacagagctgagttaggaggtctcaaggattccggccgaaccattacccttagACCTCCCGGCTCAAAACCGATCCAGAa includes these proteins:
- the LOC131022070 gene encoding probable receptor-like protein kinase At1g11050; translated protein: MKMKMKMKMKMMILTHLLMILVYGLRGSSSSSCPLNLDYVATIPWDTSACRSSSSLASTNCCQTLTSLYGVGFAQHLRNTSLFRVPDLETAASCLSGFQAELARLGLRPGLAEACLGPPHRFVNTTDVCAGVRTRRDYWAALLGGGGGAAPLDRDCRGDLSDLAACDACVVAGFRAQSRLLALDGNISRSTGCFHYTILYAAGVVNELGPRSAGALSCIFGLPLIGGGGGGGGGGGDRSLVLASVGAGFSAVVAACVVGFLLRGKKHAAASESEPYDADSEDDHEHDRPLLNWRPKADTLWYEVEDIERVTDNFSSKNLIGRGQFGAVYKGKLADGSLIAVKKVIDTEFEGGDAEFLSEVEIISSLRHRNLVPLRGCCVDGGQKYLVYDYMPNGNLGEHLFLKPREGKRVMSWAERKSVILDVANALLYLHRGVKPPVYHRDIKPTNILLDSRMRARVADFGLARRGGKEGASHLTTRIAGTHGYLAPEYALYGQLTEKSDVYSFGIVVLEIMCGRKGLDFSSSSSAFLITDWAWPLVKGGRMEQVLDPYLLSGGYPRMIMERFLIVGILCAHLMVAFRPTILDALKMLEGDVELPTVPDRPSFIHLGGNYVFN
- the LOC131022072 gene encoding LOW QUALITY PROTEIN: 60S acidic ribosomal protein P3-like (The sequence of the model RefSeq protein was modified relative to this genomic sequence to represent the inferred CDS: deleted 1 base in 1 codon), yielding MGVFTFVCRESGSDWTAKQLNGELEASADSTFGLQRKLVQAALSSDSGAVQSSFSYVTPKSAVFQVIVGGGGGGSFVGGGGAAAAASGGGGGAAAEAPAAEKKEEEKEESDDDIGMSLFDDE